In Aedes albopictus strain Foshan chromosome 3, AalbF5, whole genome shotgun sequence, the following are encoded in one genomic region:
- the LOC109404515 gene encoding uncharacterized protein LOC109404515, protein MEICNSCAIHMSAPEVVCGGFCKATFHYKCAPVSEAFYEEMQANPAAYWMCKDCREIMGNARFKNTVKSMNDATKEINDVYSKLVDDLKSEIKESLIAELRQEIQGGFNRLSPAVLSPAPSRFQFNRPALKRTRERDEVVAALSERPSKVLQGTNQSTTVTVGPADTSVSKFWIYLTKISPEATEDDILNLARRCLQTEDVVAKALIPKGRPPSTLSFVSFKVGVSQELKCKALDPCTWPPQVQFREFIETTSNFQPFWKPSQRTDPGPSSVPEPHPTSAPAVSLNLH, encoded by the coding sequence ATGGAAATCTGCAACAGTTGTGCTATTCACATGTCTGCTCCTGAAGTCGTTTGTGGTGGCTTTTGCAAGGCAACTTTCCACTACAAATGCGCCCCAGTTTCGGAAGCATTTTATGAGGAGATGCAAGCAAACCCCGCGGCATACTGGATGTGCAAGGATTGTCGCGAAATCATGGGAAACGCTCGTTTTAAGAACACGGTCAAATCAATGAATGACGCGACGAAAGAGATAAACGATGTGTATTCCAAACTGGTTGATGATTTGAAGTCGGAGATAAAGGAGAGCCTGATTGCCGAGCTGAGACAGGAGATCCAGGGGGGTTTCAACAGGCTCTCTCCCGCAGTGCTATCTCCTGCTCCCAGTCGGTTTCAGTTCAATCGACCAGCTTTGAAGAGGACACGTGAGCGTGACGAAGTTGTTGCTGCACTATCCGAACGTCCCTCGAAAGTCCTTCAAGGTACTAACCAGTCCACGACCGTTACGGTTGGACCAGCGGACACATCGGTGAGCAAGTTCTGGATTTATCTCACAAAAATATCCCCCGAAGCCACTGAAGACGACATTCTTAATCTTGCGCGACGCTGCTTGCAGACGGAAGATGTAGTGGCTAAGGCACTGATACCAAAGGGACGACCGCCATCTACCCTGTCGTTCGTATCGTTCAAAGTAGGGGTAAGCCAGGAACTGAAGTGTAAAGCCTTGGACCCATGCACTTGGCCACCGCAAGTACAATTTAGGGAGTTCATCGAAACCACCTCTAACTTTCAACCTTTTTGGAAGCCGAGCCAGAGAACCGATCCGGGTCCATCGAGTGTTCCAGAACCGCATCCTACATCAGCACCGGCGGTGAGTTTGAATCTTCATTAA